The Gemmata palustris genome includes a region encoding these proteins:
- a CDS encoding sigma-70 family RNA polymerase sigma factor — protein MAIRGAGIDRQRVRQLVTGTVDPGTTDRELLRQFTERQDEGAFETLVRRHGPMVIATGHRVLGNAHDAEDVFQAAFVLLARRAPSGHWHPSVASWLHRTAHLLALKVRRGTARRTRREGAVAPRVPADPLAELTARELLAVLDEELLALPEPLRGPLVLCYLEGATRDEAAARLGCPLATLKNRLERGRDRLQAALARRGLGLSAALLGTLLGARPAHAVPVPLVQSMSHIVRTLATGNPDGVISSRVAQLVSGGIGMTGRNKMRATLGVLILGGFLAVGAVASSTAPAAPVAPPTGTTAPLDRAPEPHAPPVAAGAMRVVVLDARGQPLSGANVHVGVWTDEKDFKANRDTETDTAGVARIELPKTFYILRLWASKIGCATLFANWEQAELLNGKGVPAEYTFRLEPTGTAGGRIVDEKGRPVAGAKIEVRLGNDPRPVRGDGRVRYSDTLARGSDAPATDADGRWRIDTVPDHPEVELSLLVTHPDYVTEPRWAQVAKETGITTAALRKGTAILVLKTGVVVRGTVTDPDGKPIKDALVAHSDAPDGGDTTNTFSTDADGRFRLPALAPGKTSLTVIAPGWAPQLRAVELKPDSPAQDFRLVPGKLVRLRTVDTGGKPVPAASVSLMEWKGSKSIHSVHNANHPKGTGTGIPRRADANGSWEWAAAPNEPVKVQIEARGYTALKLEVTGGSPDRTVTLKAEHRVTGTVTDAATGKPVPRFAVIPVDVFGKDHLSAERFNGAAGTAGRLDFLAYRTDIPLRLRIEAPGYRTQDGPEFRVGDDAARVQNFRLAPSRARTGLVVDATGRPAAKAEVLLATPTEQVRLSGDDTHRTFTDEQGRFEFPDPGEPWAVVARTGAGFAFAECSADRVDAGTLKLQPWGAVRGTLYDGGKPVRGATVFAAAVRIQDLTRPRVSYDLQATTDAEGRFEFPRVPPGPVSVRVYLGPWKDEGFRSGPRVPLDLKPGARVDLALGSGGAVVTGQVKLAGKVPPDLDCTYSLNYLVRREPGITPPPDVAAAGFDARKGWRDTWHQSTEGLAYLSTLQNWFVKLASDGTFRVSGVPAGEYDLAVAVYAKPSGCLIDPVARRVVRVTVTATDAARGELKVSQITAEVEPVLSPGDVPALSFKRTDGKDGTLADCRGKYMVVHFWASWCAPCKKQLPALKTLHERFAARGLGVLSLALDDDATAWETALKGLDVGWAQGRLGASGTSGVSSVPTYWLLDPTGKLVAKAYDPNELATVLEERLKRAPADR, from the coding sequence ATGGCGATACGGGGCGCCGGGATCGACCGACAGCGCGTTCGGCAGTTGGTAACGGGGACTGTCGATCCCGGGACCACGGACCGGGAGCTGCTCCGACAGTTCACCGAGCGGCAAGACGAGGGCGCGTTCGAGACCCTGGTCCGGCGCCACGGGCCGATGGTGATCGCGACCGGGCACCGGGTGCTCGGCAACGCACACGACGCGGAGGACGTGTTCCAGGCCGCGTTCGTGCTCCTGGCCCGACGAGCCCCGTCCGGGCACTGGCACCCGTCGGTCGCGAGCTGGCTGCACCGGACCGCGCACCTGCTGGCCCTCAAGGTCCGGCGCGGGACGGCCCGGCGGACCCGGCGCGAGGGCGCGGTCGCGCCGCGGGTGCCCGCGGACCCGCTCGCCGAGCTCACCGCCCGCGAGTTGCTCGCGGTGCTCGATGAGGAACTCCTCGCGCTGCCCGAGCCGCTCCGGGGTCCGCTCGTGCTGTGTTACCTCGAGGGCGCGACCCGGGACGAAGCGGCCGCGCGCCTGGGGTGTCCACTCGCCACACTCAAGAACCGCTTGGAGCGGGGCCGGGACCGGCTCCAAGCCGCGCTCGCCCGGCGCGGGCTGGGCCTTTCTGCGGCTCTCCTCGGGACACTTCTGGGCGCGCGCCCCGCGCACGCGGTGCCCGTACCCCTTGTCCAGAGCATGTCACACATCGTGCGGACACTCGCTACCGGAAATCCGGACGGGGTAATCTCGTCCCGGGTTGCTCAACTCGTTAGTGGAGGAATCGGGATGACGGGTCGGAACAAGATGAGGGCTACCCTCGGCGTACTGATCCTCGGCGGGTTCCTCGCGGTCGGGGCGGTCGCATCGAGCACCGCCCCCGCGGCGCCGGTCGCGCCACCAACGGGCACCACCGCGCCCCTGGATCGAGCCCCCGAACCGCACGCCCCACCGGTCGCGGCCGGGGCAATGCGCGTGGTCGTTTTGGACGCCCGGGGCCAGCCCCTGTCGGGGGCCAACGTTCACGTGGGTGTCTGGACCGACGAAAAGGATTTTAAAGCCAACCGCGACACCGAGACCGATACGGCAGGTGTCGCCCGGATCGAGCTCCCAAAGACTTTCTACATCCTGCGCCTGTGGGCCAGTAAGATCGGGTGCGCGACCCTGTTCGCGAACTGGGAGCAGGCCGAACTGTTGAACGGCAAGGGCGTCCCGGCCGAGTACACGTTCCGGCTCGAGCCCACGGGAACCGCGGGGGGCCGAATCGTTGACGAGAAGGGGCGCCCGGTCGCCGGGGCCAAGATCGAGGTCCGCCTCGGGAACGACCCGAGGCCCGTTCGGGGCGATGGGCGCGTCCGTTACAGCGACACCTTGGCACGGGGCAGCGACGCGCCCGCGACGGACGCCGACGGCCGGTGGCGCATCGACACCGTGCCGGACCACCCGGAGGTCGAACTGAGCCTGCTCGTGACGCACCCGGACTATGTCACCGAACCCCGCTGGGCACAGGTGGCTAAGGAGACCGGGATTACGACCGCAGCCCTGCGGAAGGGGACCGCAATTCTCGTGCTCAAGACCGGCGTCGTCGTCCGCGGGACGGTGACCGATCCGGACGGCAAGCCGATCAAGGACGCGCTCGTGGCCCACAGCGACGCCCCCGACGGGGGCGACACGACGAACACATTCTCGACCGACGCCGACGGCCGGTTCCGACTCCCGGCCCTGGCCCCGGGAAAAACGTCACTCACGGTGATTGCTCCCGGCTGGGCGCCGCAACTCCGCGCGGTCGAACTCAAGCCCGACTCCCCGGCCCAGGACTTCCGTCTGGTGCCGGGTAAGTTGGTGCGCCTTCGGACCGTCGATACCGGTGGTAAACCGGTCCCCGCTGCGTCCGTATCCCTGATGGAGTGGAAGGGGAGCAAATCGATCCATTCGGTACACAACGCGAACCACCCGAAGGGGACGGGCACCGGGATCCCGCGCCGGGCCGACGCGAACGGGTCTTGGGAATGGGCGGCCGCTCCGAACGAGCCGGTGAAAGTCCAAATCGAGGCGCGGGGGTACACGGCACTCAAGCTCGAGGTCACCGGCGGGTCGCCGGATCGGACCGTGACCCTCAAGGCCGAGCATCGGGTCACCGGTACGGTCACGGACGCGGCCACCGGCAAACCGGTCCCGCGCTTCGCCGTGATCCCGGTGGACGTGTTCGGGAAGGACCACCTGAGCGCGGAGCGGTTCAACGGGGCCGCCGGCACCGCGGGGCGGCTCGACTTTTTGGCGTACCGGACCGACATCCCGCTCCGGCTCCGGATCGAGGCGCCCGGGTACCGGACCCAGGACGGACCCGAGTTCCGGGTCGGGGACGACGCGGCCCGAGTTCAGAACTTCCGGCTCGCCCCGAGCCGCGCGCGGACCGGGCTGGTGGTCGATGCTACCGGCCGGCCCGCGGCCAAGGCGGAAGTGCTCCTCGCCACCCCGACCGAGCAGGTCCGGCTCTCCGGGGACGACACCCACCGCACGTTCACGGACGAGCAGGGGCGGTTCGAGTTCCCGGACCCGGGCGAGCCGTGGGCCGTGGTCGCTCGGACCGGCGCGGGGTTCGCGTTCGCCGAGTGTTCCGCCGACCGGGTCGATGCGGGCACCCTGAAGCTGCAACCGTGGGGCGCGGTCCGTGGCACGCTGTACGACGGCGGAAAGCCGGTGCGCGGGGCCACGGTGTTCGCGGCCGCGGTCCGCATCCAAGACCTGACCCGGCCGCGCGTTTCCTACGACCTGCAAGCGACTACAGACGCCGAGGGCCGGTTCGAGTTCCCGCGCGTCCCGCCCGGTCCGGTGAGCGTTCGGGTCTACTTGGGTCCGTGGAAGGACGAGGGGTTCCGTTCCGGACCGAGAGTGCCGCTCGACCTCAAGCCGGGCGCACGGGTCGACCTCGCGCTCGGGTCCGGTGGGGCCGTCGTGACCGGACAGGTGAAGCTCGCCGGCAAGGTTCCACCGGACCTCGACTGCACGTACTCGCTGAACTACCTGGTGCGCCGGGAGCCCGGGATCACCCCGCCGCCCGACGTGGCGGCCGCCGGGTTCGATGCCCGGAAGGGGTGGCGGGACACGTGGCACCAGAGCACCGAGGGCCTCGCGTACCTGAGCACCCTTCAGAACTGGTTCGTGAAACTCGCCTCCGACGGCACGTTCCGGGTGAGCGGTGTGCCGGCCGGGGAGTACGACCTGGCAGTCGCGGTGTACGCGAAGCCGAGCGGGTGCCTCATCGACCCGGTGGCCCGGCGCGTGGTCCGGGTCACGGTGACGGCCACCGATGCGGCCCGCGGGGAACTGAAGGTGTCCCAGATCACAGCAGAGGTCGAACCCGTTCTGAGCCCCGGGGACGTCCCGGCACTGTCTTTCAAGAGGACCGACGGCAAGGACGGGACGCTCGCGGACTGCAGGGGCAAGTACATGGTGGTGCATTTCTGGGCGAGTTGGTGCGCGCCGTGCAAGAAGCAACTCCCGGCGCTGAAGACGTTACACGAGCGGTTCGCGGCGCGCGGATTGGGAGTGCTCTCGCTCGCGCTCGACGACGACGCGACGGCTTGGGAGACGGCGCTGAAGGGCCTCGATGTGGGGTGGGCACAGGGGCGCCTCGGGGCCAGCGGCACGAGTGGGGTGTCGAGCGTGCCGACGTACTGGCTCCTCGACCCGACCGGGAAGCTCGTGGCCAAGGCATACGACCCCAACGAACTCGCCACGGTCCTTGAGGAGCGGCTCAAACGCGCGCCCGCCGATCGGTAG
- a CDS encoding PSD1 and planctomycete cytochrome C domain-containing protein: MLVLLLAAAGTAAFAANHPRKKKPKKNKPDSVATKIDYARHVKPILEAHCYSCHGPSKSAAGLRLDTVASIRKGGDSGGVVVPGDGSRSLLVTVLTGADDQVQMPPTGEPLNAEQVAIIKAWIDDGAGASNESGAPNESAPAPRSDHWAFRPPVAAPVPAAGHPIDAFLAVGRERHGLTPNPPAPRAILLRRVYIDLIGLPPTREELSAFLADTSERAYEKVVERLLADARYGERWGRHWMDVWRYSDADGRKAKADIWWGNAHVWRWRDWIVRALNEDKRYDRMVLEMLAGDEVAGGDHTTAAATGFLVRNWFKLDRDIWLTNTVDHTAKAFLGLSLGCARCHDHKFDPVSQKEYYRFRAFFEPHDVRTDPVPGETGPAAHVARVYDAKPDEPTWVFVRGDSKAPDKSVRMPPGVPAALGAVAVAPPAAGANSTGRRLALAKWIGARENPLTARVAVNHIWMRHFGRPLVNNVADFGLRTPAPAQQQLLDWLAVEFMEREWSAKHLHRLIVTSAAYRMSSSNRGASAGNLTADPDNNFYWRANSRRMEAEAVRDSLLWLAGALEPTAGGPPVDPARGTETGRRSLYYRYSREDKMDLLLAFDAPGVEECYRREQSIVPQQALALENSAFSWDQARRIARRLERDAPAPAAFVPAAFEHVLGRPPTAAEGAACEAFLARQQALLADPNGLTPLPLPPEPVKLDPEAAKQLATRVRGLPLVLGDAKPLPPVPPAAGPVARAREYLVHALLNHNDFITVR; the protein is encoded by the coding sequence GTGCTCGTGTTACTTCTGGCCGCGGCGGGAACCGCTGCGTTCGCAGCGAACCACCCCCGCAAGAAGAAGCCCAAGAAAAACAAGCCCGATTCAGTCGCAACCAAGATCGATTACGCGCGTCATGTCAAGCCCATCCTGGAAGCTCACTGCTACTCGTGCCACGGGCCGAGCAAGTCCGCGGCCGGGCTCCGGCTCGATACCGTCGCGTCTATCCGCAAGGGCGGCGACAGTGGTGGCGTGGTTGTCCCGGGTGACGGTTCCAGAAGCCTCCTTGTCACGGTACTGACCGGCGCCGATGACCAGGTCCAGATGCCGCCGACCGGCGAACCGCTGAACGCCGAGCAAGTTGCAATCATCAAGGCTTGGATCGACGACGGGGCCGGCGCGTCGAACGAATCCGGCGCGCCGAACGAATCCGCCCCCGCTCCCCGGTCGGATCACTGGGCGTTCCGGCCCCCGGTCGCAGCCCCGGTTCCGGCGGCCGGGCACCCGATCGACGCCTTTCTCGCCGTCGGTCGCGAACGGCACGGACTGACCCCCAATCCGCCCGCGCCGCGCGCGATCCTGTTGCGCCGCGTCTACATCGACCTCATCGGGCTCCCGCCGACCCGAGAGGAGCTCTCCGCGTTTCTGGCGGACACTTCCGAAAGAGCATACGAGAAGGTAGTCGAGCGCCTCCTCGCCGACGCGCGGTACGGCGAGCGCTGGGGCCGGCACTGGATGGACGTGTGGCGCTACTCCGACGCCGACGGGCGCAAAGCCAAAGCCGACATCTGGTGGGGTAACGCGCACGTCTGGCGGTGGCGCGATTGGATCGTCCGCGCGCTCAACGAGGACAAGCGCTACGACCGTATGGTACTCGAGATGCTGGCCGGGGACGAAGTCGCCGGCGGGGACCACACCACCGCCGCGGCCACCGGCTTCTTGGTGCGCAACTGGTTCAAACTGGATCGCGACATCTGGCTGACCAATACGGTCGACCACACCGCGAAAGCGTTTCTCGGACTTTCGCTCGGGTGCGCCCGGTGCCACGACCACAAGTTCGACCCGGTGAGCCAGAAAGAGTACTACCGGTTCCGCGCGTTCTTCGAGCCGCACGACGTGCGCACCGACCCGGTTCCTGGCGAAACCGGCCCGGCGGCCCACGTCGCTCGCGTGTACGACGCCAAACCGGATGAGCCGACTTGGGTGTTCGTGCGGGGGGACTCCAAAGCGCCGGACAAATCGGTCCGCATGCCCCCGGGGGTCCCGGCGGCGCTCGGCGCGGTCGCCGTCGCTCCGCCCGCGGCCGGGGCGAACAGCACCGGGCGGCGGCTCGCGCTGGCCAAGTGGATCGGCGCCCGGGAGAACCCACTTACGGCTCGTGTCGCCGTGAATCACATCTGGATGCGGCACTTCGGCCGACCGCTCGTGAACAACGTTGCCGACTTCGGCCTCCGCACGCCGGCGCCCGCACAGCAGCAGTTGCTCGACTGGCTGGCCGTCGAATTCATGGAGCGCGAGTGGAGCGCCAAACACCTGCACCGGCTCATCGTGACCTCCGCCGCGTACCGCATGAGTTCGTCGAACCGGGGCGCGTCGGCCGGGAACTTGACCGCCGACCCGGACAATAATTTCTACTGGCGGGCGAACTCTCGGCGGATGGAGGCCGAGGCGGTGCGCGACTCGCTCCTGTGGCTGGCCGGGGCGCTGGAACCAACGGCCGGCGGACCGCCGGTCGATCCGGCCCGCGGAACAGAAACCGGGCGCCGCAGCCTCTACTACCGTTACTCGCGCGAGGACAAGATGGACTTGCTCTTGGCGTTCGATGCGCCGGGCGTGGAGGAGTGCTATCGCCGCGAGCAGAGCATAGTGCCTCAGCAGGCGTTGGCGCTCGAAAACAGCGCGTTCTCGTGGGACCAGGCCCGGCGGATCGCCCGCCGGCTCGAGCGCGACGCGCCCGCCCCGGCCGCGTTCGTACCGGCCGCGTTCGAGCACGTCCTCGGGCGCCCCCCCACGGCCGCCGAGGGCGCGGCATGTGAGGCGTTTCTGGCCCGCCAGCAGGCGCTATTAGCCGATCCGAACGGGCTGACCCCGCTCCCGCTCCCGCCGGAGCCCGTCAAACTTGATCCCGAGGCCGCCAAACAATTAGCCACGCGGGTGCGCGGGTTACCGCTGGTGCTCGGGGACGCCAAGCCGCTGCCGCCGGTGCCCCCTGCCGCCGGCCCGGTCGCGCGGGCGCGCGAGTATTTGGTTCACGCGCTGCTGAACCACAACGACTTTATCACCGTTCGCTGA